A stretch of the Xiphias gladius isolate SHS-SW01 ecotype Sanya breed wild chromosome 21, ASM1685928v1, whole genome shotgun sequence genome encodes the following:
- the LOC120783385 gene encoding uncharacterized protein LOC120783385, with product MDGVLEGAAVLCVCKLAGSLLFLPSLTSSYSPVSFCCCCLLIFTDFLVTVFLSFLCVFEFWLSELSPIGDVVALRFLLFLSHTYGVVLLLTTPLIAVETVTRLLVPHSVFAHRAVGQTVDSDGQHCYTGEITMEEEEDSNNPDTDKDKGLSHVVGYLCCLSVWVFVALNVRWQWKLEEEWAAACLHTTNSLIRCLPNLFSPMPSAVNPFCVMAFLSLLLLLLTTSTGLHRRHRAPAHMEGKHRAKRGANGDSDRCRRDLVSAQCAPSSPMNPGMPVSEPAQCVDLEKTESSWTVHRAYSWNIVQMSARHHGDFVLISPGSMSAERGGKEHEKTKKGIPLTFIMEEHVCSQYSSQLGWQQWGFPCLGVKVMIGFVGVLSIFLLPLNLSVNILLIRTIETLLELCVRSLVSSAANTSDTSASHSETFL from the exons ATGGATGGTGTGTTGGAGGGAGCGGCggtgttgtgtgtatgtaaacTGGCCGGCAGTCTTCTCTTCCTGCCCTCGCTGACTTCCTCCTACAGTCCTGtcagcttctgctgctgctgcctgttgATCTTCACCGACTTCCTGGTAACAG TTTTTCTGAGTTTCCTTTGCGTCTTTGAGTTCTGGCTGAGTGAACTGAGCCCAATCGGTGATGTTGTTGCCCTGCGCTTCCTGCTGTTCCTCAGCCACACATATGGCGTGGTGTTACTCCTGACCACACCTCTGATTGCTGTGGAGACTGTGACCAGACTGCTGGTGCCTCACTCTGTCTTCGCTCACAGGGCCGTGGGCCAAACAGTTGACTCTGATGGACAGCATTGTTATACTGGGGAGATAActatggaagaggaggaggacagcaacAATCcggacacagacaaagacaagggGTTGTCTCATGTTGTCGGCTACCTCTGCTGCCTGTCGGTGTGGGTTTTTGTCGCCCTGAATGTCAGGTGGCAATGGAAGCTGGAGGAAGAGTGGGCTGCTGCCTGTTTGCACACAACCAACTCCCTCATCAGATGTTTGCCCAACCTGTTCAGCCCCATGCCCAGCGCCGTGAATCCCTTCTGTGTCATGGctttcctctcccttctcctgctcctcctgacCACAAGCACAGGCCTTCACAGGCGACACCGGGCCCCTGCGCATATGGAGGGGAAGCACCGAGCAAAACGTGGAGCTAACGGCGACAGTGACCGTTGCCGGCGAGACCTCGTTTCAGCCCAGTGTGCACCCTCCTCGCCTATGAACCCTGGGATGCCGGTGTCAGAGCCAGCACAGTGTGTTGACCtagagaaaacagagagcagctggACCGTTCACAGAGCGTATTCCTGGAACATCGTGCAGATGTCGGCGCGTCACCATGGAGACTTTGTCCTCATCTCCCCCGGGAGTATGTCtgcagagaggggaggaaaggagcacgaaaagacaaagaaaggtATACCTCTGACATTTATCATGGAGGAACACGTGTGCTCACAATACAGCAGCCAGCTTGGATGGCAACAATGGGGTTTTCCCTGCCTGGGGGTGAAAGTAATGATAGGGTTCGTGGGTGTGCTCTCCATCTTTCTGCTGCCTCTGAACCTCAGTGTGAACATTCTTCTGATCAGGACTATAGAGACACTACTGGAGCTGTGTGTCCGATCTTTAGTTTCATCTGCAGCGAACACAAGCGACACATCAGCCTctcacagtgaaacatttttatga